In Hoeflea ulvae, one genomic interval encodes:
- a CDS encoding type II toxin-antitoxin system VapC family toxin: MVDASVIFAWQFPDEVSDTVEQVAEMLIDQTAWVPAHWHAEIANGFAVAVRRKRLTPEYRHGALMRISDLPIKTDQESAAALWNEAQVICDDYQLSAYDAAYLELARRRRIPLATLDNAMIRAADALDISLIGKRSS; encoded by the coding sequence GTGGTCGATGCGTCGGTGATTTTTGCCTGGCAGTTTCCCGATGAGGTGTCTGATACGGTGGAGCAAGTCGCCGAGATGTTGATCGACCAGACGGCCTGGGTTCCAGCCCATTGGCATGCCGAGATCGCAAATGGCTTCGCCGTGGCGGTTCGGCGAAAACGGCTCACGCCGGAATACAGGCATGGTGCGTTGATGCGGATCTCGGACCTGCCGATCAAGACCGATCAGGAAAGTGCGGCGGCGCTGTGGAACGAGGCCCAGGTTATTTGTGACGATTACCAGCTCAGCGCCTATGATGCAGCTTATCTTGAACTTGCCCGGAGGCGGCGTATTCCCTTGGCGACACTCGACAATGCCATGATCCGCGCGGCAGACGCGTTGGACATTTCACTCATCGGCAAGCGCTCCTCATGA
- a CDS encoding thymidine kinase, whose protein sequence is MAKLYFSYSTMNAGKSTLLLQASYNYRERGMRTVLFIAAFDDRGGAGRIASRIGLDCEAIPFRPEDDLFQSLENLKAEGEIACAFVDEAQFLTESQVWQLARVADRLNVPVMTYGLRTDFRGKLFPGSAALLAIADELREVRTICHCGRKATMVVRVNDEGRVIREGAQIEVGGNEKYVSYCRRHWDDVMGREAPD, encoded by the coding sequence TTGGCCAAGCTATATTTCAGTTACTCGACGATGAATGCAGGCAAATCGACGCTGTTGCTGCAGGCGTCCTACAATTACCGCGAGCGCGGCATGCGCACCGTGCTGTTCATCGCCGCCTTCGATGATCGCGGCGGCGCCGGGCGCATTGCCTCGCGGATCGGGCTGGATTGCGAGGCAATCCCGTTCCGGCCCGAGGATGACCTGTTCCAATCGCTCGAAAATCTCAAGGCCGAGGGCGAGATCGCCTGCGCCTTTGTCGACGAAGCCCAGTTTCTGACCGAAAGCCAGGTCTGGCAGCTGGCGCGGGTGGCCGACCGGCTGAATGTTCCGGTGATGACCTACGGACTGCGAACCGATTTTCGCGGCAAACTGTTTCCTGGCTCCGCCGCGCTTCTGGCGATTGCCGACGAGCTCAGGGAAGTGCGGACGATCTGCCATTGCGGCCGCAAGGCGACGATGGTGGTGCGGGTCAATGACGAGGGCAGGGTGATCCGCGAAGGCGCCCAGATCGAGGTCGGCGGAAACGAAAAATATGTGTCCTATTGTCGCCGCCACTGGGACGATGTCATGGGTCGGGAGGCTCCGGACTAG
- a CDS encoding type II toxin-antitoxin system Phd/YefM family antitoxin, protein MEEVGILEARNTLSALIERVERGEEVTITRHGKPVAKLVSTEPDEQRKARVRAAIDWIRTNRVGNALDGASIKEMIEEGRRF, encoded by the coding sequence ATGGAAGAGGTCGGGATTCTGGAAGCGCGCAACACTCTGAGTGCGCTGATCGAACGCGTCGAACGCGGCGAGGAAGTGACCATCACCCGCCATGGCAAGCCGGTGGCGAAACTGGTCTCCACCGAGCCTGACGAGCAGCGCAAGGCGCGCGTGCGCGCGGCAATTGACTGGATTCGCACCAACCGGGTCGGCAACGCGCTAGATGGCGCATCGATCAAGGAGATGATCGAGGAAGGCCGGCGATTTTGA
- the choX gene encoding choline ABC transporter substrate-binding protein yields the protein MTLTFAAILLAGTATAHAADPEACKNVRFADVGWTDIQATTAVTGVVLEALGYTQEVQVLSVPVTYQSLKNKDMDVFLGNWMPSMAADVQPFLDDGSVETIAQNLDGAGYGLVVPTYAAEGGVKSLSDIGKFRDKFDGKIYGIEPGNDGNRIVLEMIEDPANGLDGFELVESSEAGMLSQAEKAIRNEEWIAFLGWTPHPIMGEMPIAYLDGMGDSGFGAATVHTNVRAGFTTECPNVGTLVKNLSFTLSMENKIMDDILKGEDANDAGLAWLKANPDAVTPWLEGVTTFDGGDAAAAVAAKLGM from the coding sequence ATGACACTCACATTCGCAGCAATTCTGCTCGCAGGAACCGCAACAGCCCACGCAGCCGATCCTGAAGCCTGCAAGAATGTCCGCTTTGCCGATGTCGGCTGGACCGACATCCAGGCCACCACCGCCGTCACCGGCGTCGTGCTCGAGGCCCTGGGCTATACCCAGGAAGTCCAGGTGCTCAGCGTGCCTGTGACCTATCAGTCGCTGAAGAACAAGGACATGGACGTCTTCCTCGGCAACTGGATGCCGTCGATGGCCGCCGATGTGCAGCCGTTCCTCGACGATGGCTCGGTTGAAACTATTGCCCAGAACCTTGATGGCGCCGGCTATGGCCTGGTTGTGCCGACCTATGCTGCCGAAGGCGGCGTCAAGAGCCTGTCCGACATCGGCAAGTTCAGGGACAAGTTCGACGGCAAGATCTACGGCATCGAGCCCGGCAATGACGGCAACCGGATCGTGCTCGAGATGATCGAAGACCCGGCCAATGGCCTGGATGGTTTTGAGCTGGTCGAAAGCTCGGAAGCCGGCATGCTGTCGCAGGCCGAAAAGGCAATCCGCAACGAGGAATGGATCGCATTCCTGGGCTGGACCCCGCATCCGATCATGGGCGAAATGCCGATTGCCTATCTGGACGGCATGGGCGATTCCGGCTTCGGCGCGGCCACCGTGCACACCAATGTGCGCGCCGGCTTCACCACCGAGTGCCCCAATGTCGGAACCCTGGTCAAGAATCTTTCCTTCACCCTGTCGATGGAAAACAAGATCATGGACGACATCCTCAAGGGTGAAGATGCCAATGATGCCGGACTGGCCTGGCTGAAGGCCAATCCCGATGCGGTCACGCCCTGGCTTGAAGGCGTGACAACATTCGACGGCGGC
- a CDS encoding c-type cytochrome, whose amino-acid sequence MRICLSTLLGAVMAAGLLAPTAAYADGDAVKGAKIFRKCAACHSVDEAKNKVGPHLVDIVDRPVASVEGYKYSPAMVEHATEVPAWDVEALDAYLRNPKGVVKKTKMAFAGLKKDDDVADVIAYLKDPSAAE is encoded by the coding sequence ATGCGAATTTGCCTTTCCACGCTGCTTGGCGCCGTCATGGCCGCCGGCCTTCTTGCCCCGACAGCCGCCTATGCCGATGGCGACGCGGTCAAGGGCGCAAAGATCTTCAGGAAGTGTGCTGCCTGTCACTCCGTCGACGAAGCCAAGAACAAGGTCGGCCCGCATCTGGTGGACATCGTGGATCGTCCGGTCGCCTCTGTAGAGGGCTACAAATATTCGCCGGCCATGGTGGAGCATGCGACCGAGGTTCCTGCCTGGGACGTCGAGGCGCTGGACGCCTATCTGCGCAACCCCAAGGGTGTGGTCAAGAAAACCAAGATGGCTTTTGCCGGGCTGAAGAAGGACGACGATGTCGCTGACGTCATCGCCTATCTGAAGGATCCTTCGGCGGCCGAGTAA